Proteins from a genomic interval of Microbacterium abyssi:
- the ispG gene encoding flavodoxin-dependent (E)-4-hydroxy-3-methylbut-2-enyl-diphosphate synthase, with translation MPSVPEVLSPRRKSRQISVGKVLVGGDAPVSVQSMTTTKTTDINGTLQQIAELTASGCEIVRVAVPHQDDADALKIIAMKSQIPVIADIHFQPRYIYTAIDAGCGAVRVNPGNIREFDGNVGKIAEAAKAAGVSLRIGVNAGSLDKRILAKYGKATAEALVESAVWEASLFEEHDFHDFKISVKHNDPIVMVKAYRQLAERGDWPLHLGVTEAGPAFQGTIKSATAFGILLSEGIGDTIRVSLSAPPAEEVKVGHQILQSLNLRERKLEIVSCPSCGRAQVDVYTLADSVTEGLKDMTVPLRVAVMGCVVNGPGEARDADLGVASGNGKGQIFVKGEVIKTVPEADIVQTLIEEANRIADEMGPDAATGTAQVITA, from the coding sequence ATGCCGAGCGTCCCCGAAGTCCTGAGCCCTCGTCGCAAGTCCCGTCAGATCAGCGTCGGCAAGGTGCTGGTGGGTGGCGACGCGCCCGTCAGCGTGCAGTCGATGACGACCACGAAGACGACCGACATAAACGGGACTCTCCAGCAGATCGCCGAGCTGACGGCTTCCGGCTGCGAGATCGTGCGCGTCGCCGTGCCGCATCAGGACGATGCGGATGCGCTGAAGATCATCGCGATGAAGAGTCAGATCCCGGTGATCGCCGACATCCACTTCCAGCCCCGCTACATCTACACGGCGATCGACGCCGGCTGCGGTGCCGTCCGCGTGAACCCCGGGAACATCCGTGAGTTCGATGGCAACGTCGGCAAGATCGCCGAGGCGGCGAAGGCTGCCGGTGTCTCGCTCCGCATCGGCGTGAACGCAGGTTCGCTCGATAAGCGGATCCTCGCCAAGTACGGGAAGGCCACCGCGGAGGCGCTCGTGGAGAGCGCCGTGTGGGAGGCGTCGCTCTTCGAGGAACATGACTTCCACGACTTCAAGATCTCGGTCAAGCACAACGACCCGATCGTGATGGTCAAGGCGTACCGTCAGCTCGCCGAGCGGGGGGACTGGCCACTGCACCTCGGTGTCACTGAGGCGGGCCCCGCATTCCAGGGCACGATCAAGTCGGCGACGGCTTTCGGCATCCTGCTGTCGGAGGGCATCGGCGACACGATCCGCGTCTCGCTGTCGGCGCCGCCCGCCGAGGAGGTCAAGGTCGGCCACCAGATCCTGCAGTCGCTGAACCTGCGCGAGCGCAAGCTCGAGATCGTTTCGTGCCCGTCGTGCGGTCGTGCGCAGGTGGACGTGTATACGCTCGCGGACAGCGTGACCGAGGGCCTGAAGGACATGACCGTCCCGCTGCGCGTGGCCGTGATGGGCTGCGTCGTCAACGGGCCGGGTGAGGCGCGGGATGCCGACCTCGGTGTGGCATCGGGGAACGGCAAGGGTCAGATCTTCGTCAAGGGCGAGGTCATCAAGACCGTGCCGGAGGCCGACATCGTCCAGACGCTGATCGAGGAGGCGAACCGCATCGCCGACGAGATGGGTCCGGATGCCGCGACCGGCACTGCGCAGGTCATCACCGCGTGA